The following proteins are encoded in a genomic region of Saccharopolyspora antimicrobica:
- a CDS encoding TIGR01777 family oxidoreductase, translating to MRVVVAGSSGLIGTSLVASLRAAEHEVVRLVRRVPAAPDERGWDPESGRLDTDALEGAEAVVNLCGAGIGEKRWTPERKRLLVHSRVRATEVLAAAVAEAGVPVLANGSAVGYYGDTGSKPVTEAVSPGDDFLAELCRRWEAATEPAAAAGVRVVLLRTGLVLARSGGLLGQLRPLFSLLLGGRLGDGTQYMPWISLDDEVAAIRFVLEHSEISGPVNLTGPAPVTNAQFTKALAEAVGRPAPWIVPGFALRIVLGELADQALAGQRAVPTVLESYGFTFQHPSVDSALAAAVG from the coding sequence ATGCGCGTGGTTGTGGCCGGCTCGTCCGGCTTGATCGGCACGTCCCTGGTCGCCTCGTTGCGGGCGGCCGAGCACGAGGTGGTCCGGCTGGTCCGGCGCGTGCCCGCCGCTCCGGACGAGCGGGGCTGGGATCCCGAGTCCGGGCGGCTCGACACCGATGCGCTGGAGGGCGCGGAGGCGGTGGTGAACCTGTGCGGCGCGGGCATCGGCGAGAAGCGGTGGACACCGGAGCGCAAGCGGCTGCTGGTGCACTCCAGGGTCCGCGCCACGGAGGTGCTGGCCGCGGCGGTGGCCGAGGCCGGGGTGCCGGTGCTCGCCAACGGTTCGGCGGTGGGCTACTACGGCGACACCGGGTCGAAGCCGGTGACCGAGGCGGTGTCGCCGGGTGATGACTTCCTCGCCGAGCTCTGCCGGCGCTGGGAGGCTGCGACCGAGCCCGCGGCGGCGGCCGGTGTCCGCGTGGTGCTGCTGCGCACCGGCCTGGTCCTCGCCCGGTCCGGCGGGCTGCTCGGTCAGCTGCGCCCGCTGTTCTCGCTGCTGCTGGGCGGTCGGCTGGGCGACGGCACGCAGTACATGCCGTGGATCTCGCTGGACGACGAGGTCGCCGCGATCCGGTTCGTGCTGGAGCACTCCGAGATCTCCGGCCCGGTCAACCTCACCGGGCCCGCCCCGGTGACCAACGCGCAGTTCACCAAGGCGCTGGCGGAGGCGGTGGGCCGTCCCGCGCCGTGGATCGTGCCGGGCTTCGCGCTGCGCATCGTGCTCGGCGAGCTGGCCGACCAGGCGCTCGCCGGCCAGCGAGCGGTGCCGACCGTTCTGGAATCGTACGGCTTCACCTTCCAGCACCCGTCGGTCGACTCGGCGCTGGCGGCCGCCGTCGGCTGA
- the lipB gene encoding lipoyl(octanoyl) transferase LipB, producing MSRANSSCRASTEPVEVRHLGTIDYLSAWDLQRELASGRAEGRNPDTMLLLEHPSVYTAGKRTSPEDRPTDGTPVIDVDRGGKITWHGPGQIVGYPILQLADPIDVVDYVRRIEEGLIWVCDQFGLQAGRVEGRSGVWLPAADGRPERKIAAIGIRVQRGITMHGLELNCNADLSEFDRIVPCGIADAGTTSLTAELGRDVSTEEAFPLVRRGVLDALDGLLPVTERDIPRPEAAGVTLSLDPSLR from the coding sequence GTGAGTCGTGCGAATTCTTCGTGCCGCGCCTCCACGGAGCCCGTGGAAGTGCGCCACCTGGGAACCATCGATTACCTCTCCGCCTGGGACCTGCAGCGCGAGCTGGCGTCCGGCCGGGCCGAGGGGCGGAACCCGGACACCATGCTGCTGCTGGAGCACCCGTCGGTCTACACCGCGGGCAAGCGCACCTCGCCGGAGGACCGCCCCACCGACGGCACCCCGGTCATCGACGTCGATCGCGGCGGCAAGATCACCTGGCACGGGCCGGGGCAGATCGTCGGCTACCCGATCCTGCAGCTGGCCGACCCGATCGACGTGGTCGACTACGTCCGCCGGATCGAGGAGGGCCTGATCTGGGTGTGCGATCAGTTCGGGCTGCAGGCGGGCCGGGTCGAGGGCCGCAGCGGTGTCTGGCTGCCGGCGGCCGACGGCAGGCCGGAGCGCAAGATCGCGGCGATCGGGATCCGCGTGCAGCGCGGCATCACGATGCACGGCCTGGAGCTGAACTGCAACGCCGACCTGAGCGAGTTCGACCGGATCGTGCCGTGCGGGATCGCCGATGCGGGCACCACCTCGCTGACCGCCGAACTCGGCAGGGACGTGTCGACCGAGGAGGCGTTCCCGCTGGTCCGGCGCGGTGTGCTGGACGCGCTGGACGGCCTGCTGCCGGTCACCGAGCGGGACATCCCGCGTCCGGAGGCGGCCGGTGTGACGCTGTCGCTGGACCCGAGCCTGCGCTGA
- a CDS encoding serine hydrolase yields MLLSRRHLLVTAAAVTPLLLAPSALAQPAPAPPDLSTPEGWLAWISAHRDQLGLVLDDGRGNHLQHRPHAAQPLASAVKVVHLAAYATAVADGRLDPAEQVRVGDWESFYVPTDGFAHVNALQHLGIPTDPTGLRATDPEHRVALDDMVSAMITFSDSAAPDFIRDRLGEPALRKAAAAGGWHRPDIRSMCAEYLFLLPEFAPPAQLPTPARRAWGYRLERRFSTDAALREQVVDRLLRNGLPPHEHQLSWAGRTMSSTAAELAALHRAIATDDFPSEAAAVARTHLERPLSGHLPPGVLGIGLKGGSLPGVLTCGLTVRHADGTTASGALLAHGDISPEQLGNGDPGLPLLLAMQQPEWRDRLARALRA; encoded by the coding sequence ATGCTGCTGTCCCGCCGTCACCTGCTCGTCACCGCCGCCGCGGTGACGCCGCTGCTGCTCGCGCCGAGCGCGCTGGCCCAGCCCGCGCCGGCCCCGCCGGACCTGTCGACCCCGGAGGGCTGGCTGGCCTGGATCAGCGCGCACCGCGACCAGCTGGGCCTCGTCCTCGACGACGGCCGCGGGAACCACCTGCAGCACCGGCCGCACGCCGCGCAGCCGCTGGCCTCGGCGGTCAAGGTCGTGCACCTCGCCGCCTACGCGACCGCGGTCGCCGACGGCAGGCTGGATCCCGCGGAGCAGGTCCGCGTCGGCGACTGGGAGAGCTTCTACGTGCCGACCGACGGCTTCGCGCACGTCAACGCCCTCCAGCACCTGGGCATCCCCACCGACCCGACGGGCCTGCGCGCGACCGATCCCGAGCACCGGGTGGCGCTGGACGACATGGTCTCGGCGATGATCACCTTCAGCGACAGCGCGGCCCCGGACTTCATCCGCGACCGGCTCGGCGAACCAGCGCTGCGCAAGGCGGCGGCAGCGGGCGGCTGGCACCGCCCCGACATCCGCTCGATGTGCGCGGAATACCTGTTCCTGCTCCCGGAGTTCGCGCCGCCGGCCCAGCTGCCGACACCGGCCCGCCGCGCCTGGGGATACCGGCTGGAGCGCCGCTTCAGCACCGACGCCGCCCTGCGCGAGCAGGTGGTGGACCGGCTCCTGCGGAACGGCCTGCCGCCGCACGAGCACCAGCTCTCCTGGGCCGGCCGGACGATGTCGTCGACGGCGGCGGAGCTGGCCGCGCTGCACCGCGCCATCGCCACCGACGACTTCCCGAGCGAGGCCGCGGCAGTGGCGCGCACGCACCTGGAACGCCCGCTCAGCGGTCACCTGCCGCCGGGCGTGCTCGGGATCGGCTTGAAGGGTGGCAGCCTGCCCGGCGTGCTGACCTGCGGGCTCACCGTCCGCCACGCGGACGGCACCACGGCCTCCGGGGCGCTGCTCGCGCACGGCGACATCTCGCCGGAGCAGCTCGGCAACGGCGATCCCGGTCTCCCGCTGCTGCTGGCGATGCAGCAGCCGGAATGGCGGGACCGGCTTGCGCGGGCGCTGAGGGCCTGA
- a CDS encoding ArsR/SmtB family transcription factor — protein sequence MDSEDLQQRLEALEQRVAALEGAQRAEPVEPSGSVVQYQGSLVEPAALEWRIQADPAWILTMPDGPRTDVLAALGHPARTAIVRLLASSGAQHTAALQEAAGLGSTGQLYHHLKSLTGCGLVEQDKRGTYRLRAEATVPALILLTAASDIAGQLRT from the coding sequence GTGGACTCGGAGGACTTGCAGCAGCGGCTGGAGGCGCTCGAACAGCGCGTCGCGGCGCTGGAGGGCGCGCAACGCGCCGAACCGGTCGAACCCAGCGGCTCGGTCGTGCAGTACCAGGGCAGCCTCGTCGAACCGGCCGCGCTGGAGTGGCGCATCCAGGCCGATCCGGCCTGGATCCTCACCATGCCCGACGGCCCGCGCACCGACGTGCTCGCCGCGCTGGGCCACCCGGCCAGGACGGCGATCGTGCGGCTGCTCGCGAGCTCCGGCGCCCAGCACACCGCAGCGCTGCAGGAAGCGGCGGGCCTGGGCTCCACCGGTCAGCTCTACCACCACCTCAAGAGCCTGACCGGCTGCGGGCTCGTGGAGCAGGACAAGCGCGGCACCTACCGGCTCCGCGCCGAGGCGACGGTGCCCGCGCTGATCCTGCTCACCGCCGCCTCCGACATCGCGGGCCAGCTCCGCACCTGA
- a CDS encoding LLM class F420-dependent oxidoreductase gives MTENFKLRIFTEPQQGATYDDLLRVAKHAEATGYDAFFRSDHYLKMGPVTGEPGPTDAWVTLAGLARETSRLRLGTLMTAGTFRLPGPLAIAVAQVDQMSGGRVELGLGSGWYEEEHTAYGIPFPSLKERFDRYAEQLEIITGLWATPPGEHFRFDGAHYQLAESPALPKPVQQPRPPVLIGGLGKKRTPELAARFADEFNLPFVDVDTAAAQFGRVDAACEAIGRDAGEIVRSAALVLCVGKDEQEIARRAGAIGREVEELRLNGLAGTPAEAVDKIGAWRERTGITRLYLQVLDLSDLDHLDLVANDVAPQL, from the coding sequence AAGTTGCGGATCTTCACCGAACCCCAGCAGGGCGCGACCTACGACGACCTGCTGCGGGTCGCCAAGCACGCGGAGGCCACCGGCTACGATGCGTTCTTCCGCTCCGACCACTACCTGAAGATGGGGCCGGTGACCGGGGAACCCGGCCCGACCGACGCCTGGGTGACGCTGGCCGGGCTGGCCCGCGAGACCAGCAGGCTGCGGCTGGGCACGCTGATGACCGCGGGCACCTTTCGGCTGCCCGGCCCGCTGGCGATCGCCGTGGCGCAGGTGGACCAGATGTCCGGCGGGCGCGTCGAGCTGGGCCTCGGCAGCGGCTGGTACGAGGAGGAGCACACCGCCTACGGCATCCCGTTCCCCTCGCTGAAGGAGCGCTTCGACCGCTACGCCGAGCAGCTGGAGATCATCACCGGGCTGTGGGCCACCCCGCCCGGCGAGCACTTCCGGTTCGACGGCGCGCACTACCAGCTGGCCGAATCGCCCGCGCTGCCCAAGCCGGTGCAGCAGCCGCGACCGCCGGTGCTGATCGGCGGGCTGGGCAAGAAGCGCACGCCGGAACTCGCCGCGCGCTTCGCCGACGAGTTCAACCTGCCCTTCGTCGACGTCGACACCGCCGCCGCGCAGTTCGGGCGGGTCGACGCGGCGTGCGAGGCGATCGGCCGCGACGCCGGCGAGATCGTGCGCTCGGCGGCGCTGGTGCTGTGCGTGGGCAAGGACGAGCAGGAGATCGCCCGCCGCGCCGGGGCCATCGGCCGCGAGGTCGAGGAGCTGCGGCTCAACGGGCTGGCCGGAACACCGGCCGAGGCCGTCGACAAGATCGGTGCCTGGCGCGAGCGCACCGGCATCACCCGGCTGTACCTGCAGGTGCTGGACCTCTCCGACCTGGACCACCTGGACCTGGTCGCCAACGACGTCGCGCCCCAGCTCTGA